Proteins from a genomic interval of Pseudodesulfovibrio nedwellii:
- a CDS encoding DHH family phosphoesterase translates to MHKISDIIRDQDDFLIASHYNPDGDAIGSLCAMGHILTALGKKFSLFNQSGLPKQYSFATPPAPIQDTLPKTMPNWTIVLDCGAKERMGNMLSARSEDTNFINIDHHLGNDKFGVENWVDHTQPAAGSMVALLAQELNVPLTGPLAENIYLAVATDTGFFTYGSTTPESLELAANMLRDGLNIARMNMDITKQWSENRMRLWTEAMNNVELTDDKLVATTVITKEMFKRTGTTSADTENIINFLRRLKTVRVAVTFREEDVNTYKFSLRSYGEDNVQEVAAQFGGGGHKNASGGTITAPLAQAKAMLISAIGESLRIK, encoded by the coding sequence GTGCATAAGATTAGCGACATCATTCGGGATCAGGACGACTTCCTGATCGCTTCGCATTACAATCCTGACGGGGATGCGATTGGTTCCCTCTGCGCTATGGGGCACATACTCACGGCACTCGGGAAAAAATTCTCGCTGTTCAACCAATCCGGTCTGCCGAAACAATATAGCTTCGCCACTCCGCCTGCCCCCATTCAGGACACCCTGCCCAAAACAATGCCCAATTGGACCATTGTTTTGGACTGCGGAGCCAAAGAACGCATGGGTAACATGTTATCCGCACGCTCCGAAGATACCAATTTCATCAATATCGATCACCATCTCGGCAATGACAAATTCGGTGTTGAAAACTGGGTTGACCACACCCAGCCTGCCGCCGGGTCCATGGTTGCCCTGCTCGCCCAAGAATTGAATGTCCCATTGACCGGTCCTCTGGCCGAAAATATTTATCTGGCTGTAGCCACCGACACCGGGTTCTTCACCTATGGCTCTACTACGCCGGAATCTCTGGAACTTGCGGCCAATATGCTTCGTGACGGACTCAATATCGCCCGCATGAATATGGACATAACCAAACAATGGTCTGAAAACAGAATGCGCTTGTGGACCGAGGCCATGAATAACGTAGAGCTGACCGACGACAAACTGGTCGCGACAACCGTTATCACAAAAGAAATGTTCAAGCGGACAGGCACTACTTCTGCGGATACTGAAAACATCATCAATTTCCTCCGCCGACTCAAAACCGTACGAGTCGCCGTCACCTTTCGAGAAGAAGACGTGAACACCTACAAATTTTCTCTGCGCTCCTATGGCGAAGACAACGTTCAGGAAGTCGCTGCCCAATTCGGTGGCGGTGGACACAAAAATGCATCCGGCGGCACCATCACAGCGCCACTCGCCCAAGCCAAAGCCATGCTTATTTCCGCTATTGGCGAATCTCTGAGGATCAAATAA
- the rbfA gene encoding 30S ribosome-binding factor RbfA: MKASSSRRAVRMGDQIMREVGTLLVEEAADPRLQLVTLSGVRMNANLRIAEIFYTVSGDADHRKEVQTGLEKASGFLRSRLGRNLKLQFIPELRFVFDDFLEDVVYGKPSA, from the coding sequence ATGAAGGCATCAAGCTCTCGCAGAGCCGTCCGCATGGGCGACCAGATTATGCGCGAAGTAGGTACCCTGTTGGTGGAAGAAGCAGCCGATCCCCGGTTGCAACTGGTCACCCTGTCCGGTGTTCGGATGAACGCCAACCTGCGCATTGCCGAAATTTTCTACACCGTCTCCGGTGACGCCGACCATCGAAAGGAAGTCCAGACCGGTCTGGAAAAGGCCTCCGGTTTTTTGCGTTCCCGATTAGGCCGCAATCTCAAACTGCAATTCATCCCGGAACTCCGATTTGTCTTTGACGACTTTCTTGAGGATGTTGTCTATGGAAAACCCAGTGCATAA
- a CDS encoding DUF503 domain-containing protein, translating into MIIGILHLEFRLHGNHSLKGKRKVAVSLKQKLRNKFNVSVAEIEAMDVHDKLVLGVVTTANATERVESRLAKALSMIEAISPAELIRCNTEIFSDSD; encoded by the coding sequence ATGATAATAGGCATCTTACACCTCGAATTCAGATTGCACGGCAACCATTCCCTCAAAGGGAAACGCAAAGTGGCAGTGAGTCTGAAACAAAAATTGCGCAACAAGTTCAATGTCTCTGTTGCAGAGATTGAGGCCATGGACGTCCACGACAAGCTGGTACTGGGAGTTGTCACAACAGCCAACGCCACAGAACGAGTCGAAAGCCGACTTGCCAAGGCGCTCTCAATGATCGAAGCCATCTCACCGGCGGAATTGATCCGGTGCAACACTGAAATTTTTTCTGACTCTGATTAA